The window CGCTTCACAACCTCGGCAAGCTGCTGCTGCGGAACCGCAAGCAACAATCCTCCAGAGGTCTGCGCATCGAACACCAGATCACGGAGCAAGGGATCGACGGCATCGTCCACCGTCGTACTAAGCGCGAAATGCTGCCTGTTGGCGTAACTGCCTGCGGGAATCATTCCCATGCCGGCCAGTTCTACTGCTTCAGACAGAAAAGGAATGGCAGCAACGGACAATGCAACCTCGCATGCCGAAGCACGTGCCATTTCGAGCAGGTGCCCGCCAAGACCGAAGCCTGTGATATCCGTAACGGCCTTGATCCGCATTTCGCGAACAACCCTGCCGCTCCGGTCATTCAAATGCGCCGCCCATGTGTAGAGCAGATCTTCCAGTGCCTCCTTGCCTTCCCAATCGCCCTTGATGGCAGTGGCAATAACGCCGGTGCCTATGGGCTTCGTGAGAATCAACCCGTCTCCAGGCCGCAAGGCGGCATTGGAGGTATATCCGTCCGGGTCGATCACGCCAGTTACAGAAAGACCATACTTGATCTCGGGGTCCTCAACACTGTGTCCTCCGGCCAGAACAGCGCCCGCCTCCCGAATCTTGTCATACCCCCCGAGAATGATGTCCCGCAGCATGTCCTTGGGCATCGTCTTCACGGGAAAGCACACAATATTCATGGCACACCACGGTTCACCGCCCATGGCGTAGACATCGGAAAGGGAATTGGCTGCGGCTATCTGACCAAAACGATAGGGATCGTTTACGATAGGGGTGAAGAAATCAAGGGTCTGCACCAAGGCCTTGCCTGCAGGAAAATGCAGAATGGCGGCATCTTCGTTATTCGAAGTGCCGGTAATCACCCTGCCCTGCCCTGCGGAATCATCCTTCGGCAGTGAAGCCAGAATCTGCTCCAGGTCCCCCGGAGCTATTTTGGCAGCTCAACCTGCCGCCTTGACCTTATCAACCAGTGTGGGTCTGGAAACTGTCATGCCTGCGTGTTCCGAAGTTGCTTGGTCTTTTCCTTGAGATAGTGAACAAAACCGGTGACTGCGGGGAAGAAATGCCTCTTGGCGTGATGCACACAGTAGAATTGCCTGCGTACAACCACATCTGTCAACGGAATAATCCGCAACTCTCCACGATCAACCATGTCGGAAACGGCCAGTCGCGAAGTCATGCTTACGCCCAGACCTGCCTTTACGCATTGCAAAACAGCCTGTGTGGAATCAACGGTAAGCCCTGCGGAAAAACGGCGCACGTCAACGCCCTTATCCGCGAGAACCCGTGTAAAACTCTTACGAGTGCCTGAGCCGCTCTCGCGCATGATCCACGGATAACGTCCCAGATCCTTGCTGCTGAGGGTGGTGCCGTCAGGAAACAGGTCCGTAGGGGCAATGAAGACAAGCTCGTCGTCAATGATGGGGGTATAGGCCAATTCGGGATGGGTGTCCTGAGCACCGACGATTCCCAACGTCAATTCCCCCTCGGTAACCATTTCAATGATGCGCGAGGAATCGCCCACCTTAAGCTCCATGGTCACGCCGGGATGTCGCTTCATGAAGCCGGAGATTATTGGAGGGATAAGATAATGCGCCGGAATGGTACTACCGCCGACAATAAAATGACCGGTAATTTCATCCTGCAACTGCGTAATTTCAGCCTTGGCGGCCTCTATACTGGCAAAGGCCTGCCGGGCGTACTGATACAGCACTTCCCCGGCAGCTGTGGGCAGAACCATACGCCCCATGCGGTCCAGAAGCTGAACCTCAAGTTCTTTCTCAAGAGACAGAACATGCGCGCTGATGGTCGGCTGCGAAAGAAAGAGCTCTTTTCCGGCTTGGGAAAAGCTCTTCAACTCATACACCTTGCAAAATGCTTCGAGCTTTCTGAAATCGATCATGACTATGCGTTACATCGGTTTTTCCAATAACACAAGAGGCACAAACAATAAGACTACGACAAAAGCAAAAAGACCGCTGTGCGAACACAGCGGTCTTAATAAGCTTCAGTAACAGCGACCCGGTGGGGTCAGCTGATTCTGACTATTCAGCCTTGGCTGCAGCTTCTGCTGCGGCCACAGCCTGCTTCACGGCTTCTTCCTTGGCAACCTTGGGTTCAACCTGGGCTGCCTCAACGGATTCGCCGGGCTTACGGGTCAACTCTATTACGGCCATGGGTGCGTTGTCACCGCGGCGGTTTGCGCCGAGCTTCAGAACGCGGGTGTAGCCGCCGGGAACACCGACATAGAGAGGGCCGATTTCATCAAAGAGCTTCTTCACCAGCTGGTGAGAGCCAAGAACGCTATATGCCTGACGGCGAGCATGCAGGTCGTTGCGGAGGGCCAGAGTGATCAGGGGCTCTACAACGCTGCGAAGGTTTTTGGCCTTAACTTCAGTGGTACGAAGCTTATAATGAGTCAGCAGGGACTTAGCCATGTTGCGGAACATGGCCTTGCGATGAGCGGGAGTCCTGCTCAACTTCTTTCCGGAATTGCTATGCCTCATTTTGCTGCTTCCTCTTCAACCAATCCTGGTATTTCTTCTCAAATCCATCAACCTGCATACCGAAGTCCAGATCCATTTCGCAGAGTACGCGACGGATTTCGTCGAGAGACTTGCGACCGAAGTTCTTGGTCTTCAGCATTTCAGATTCGGAGCGCTGAACCAGTTCGCCAACGAGGGTGATGTTTGCGCTCTTCAGGCAGTTGGTGGCACGAACGGAAAGTTCGAGTTCATCAATGCCCTTGAAGAGATTTTCATTCACACCGCTGTCTGCGGAAGAAGAGCTGGACTCTTCTTCGGAGATGCGCTCATCGAAGTTGATGAACACAGAGATCTGGTCCTTAATGATCTTCGCGCTGTATGCGATGGCATCTTCAGGGGAAATAGAACCGTCGGTCCATACCTGAAGAATGAGCTTGTCATAGTTCGTCATCTGCCCAACGCGAGCCTGCTCAACGGCGTAGGCAACCTTGCGTACAGGCGCGAAGCTGGCATCGAGAGCGATAAGCCCGATCTCGTCACCGAGTCCTTCGTGCATGTCAGCCGGCACATAGCCCTTACCCATTCTCACTTCGAGTTCGAAGGTAAGTTCCTTGTCCTCGGTGAGGGTAAAGAGGTGCAGATCAGGGTTGAGCACCATCACGTGCTGGTTGCCGGGAATGGCAGCAGCAGTAATGGGACCCTTCTGATTTACGGTGAACGCAATCTTCTGTGGCTCTTCCGTATCCATGCCGAACCTGATTTGCTTCAGGTTCAGAATCACGTCGGTCACGTCTTCCAGCACACCTTCGATGGTGGTGAACTCGTGCTGTACACCGGAAATCTTCACAGCGACAATAGCTGCGCCCTGAAGCGATGCGAGCAGTACACGACGAAGAGCATTACCGATGGTGTTGCCGTAGCCACGTTCCAGCGGTTCGCAAACGAACTTGCCGTACTGGGTATCGGCATCACCGGAGCGGGTGATGGTTTCAGGTTTAACCAGTTCAGACCAGTTTCGCGTATTGATCGTCCTGTCGCCTTGTTTGATGAGCATGCTTTATACCCGCTTATTTGGAGTAAAGCTCGACAATCAGCTGTTCGTTGATGGGGAACTGAATGTCTTCGCGCTGAGGCAGAGCCTTAACGGTACCCTTGAAATTGGGACCGTCCACTTCCAGCCAGGTCGGGCAGCCACGACGTGCGATCACGTCCTGTGCTTCTGCCAGAACCGGATTCTTGCGATGCTTCTCATTAACAACGATCACGTCGCCTACCTTCACCTGCATGGAGGGAATGTTGGCCTTGTGGTCGTTCATAGAGAACACACCGTGACGAACCATCTGGCGAGCCTGCTGACGGGAGTTGGCAAAGCCGAGGCGGTAGATAACGTTGTCAAGACGGCGTTCAAGCAGGGCGAGCAGGTTGAAACCAGTTACACCCTTCTGCATGTCAGCCTTTTCAAAATAACCGCGGAACTGCTTTTCCAGAACGCCGTACATACGACGAACTTTCTGCTTCTCACGAAGCTGCAGTGCGTAGTCGCTCACCTTCTTGCGTGCACGACCAGCTGCGCCCGGGGCATAGGGGCGGCGGTCGAAAGCGCATTTGTCAGTGTAGCAGCGATCACCCTTCAGGAACAGTTTAGAACCTTCACGCCGACAAATGCGGCACTTGGAACCATTATACTTAGCCAAGACACTATCCTCCTACTAGACGCGGCGACGCTTAGGCGGGCGGCAACCGTTGTGGGGGATGGGGGTTACGTCACGAATAAACGCGACCTTGAAGCCGGCGGCATTTACAGCACGCATTGCAGCTTCACGACCGGAGCCGGGTCCTTTGACGTAAATGCCGACGGTGCGCATACCGTTTTCCTGCGCCTTCTTGGCTGCAGATTCGGCGGCGACCTGTGCGGCGAACGGGGTGGACTTACGAGAGCCCTTGAAGCCGCTCTGGCCTGCGGAAGACCAGCTTACAGCATTACCCCTAGTGTCCGTAAAGGTGATAATGGTGTTGTTGAAGGTAGCCTGGATATGGGCGATCCCTACGGGAATGTTCTTCTTTTCTTTCTTCTTGCCCGCGCGTTTGGGTCTAGCCATAACTATACTCTCTCAACTGAATGATTGATGGACGGGGTTGGAACCTCGTACGAGCTCAGTCATGACTAAGCCGTGAACGCCGGGCCAATGGGAAATTTTCATAGATCCCTGTGGCTCGGGAGAGATTCCACGCCTGATCCTAAGATCCGTGTAGGAACTTACTTCTTCTTCTTGCCGACAACAGCGCGACGGGGACCCTTACGGGTACGGGAGTTGGTCTTGGTGCGCTGGCCATTTACTGGCAGCCCACGACGATGACGAAGACCACGGTAACACCCGATATCCATCAGACGCTTGATGTTAGAGGACACTTCGCGGCGGAGATCGCCTTCAACCTTGTAGTTGGTTTCGATTTCCTTGCGGATTTCGTTGACTTCTTCTGCGGTGAGGTCGTCAGCACTACGGGTCCAGTCAACACCGGTGGTGTCGAGGATCTGGAGCGCAGTGTAACGGCCGATACCGAAGATGTAGGTCAGGGCGATATCCACCCGCTTGCCTCTGGGGAGGTCAACACCAGCAATTCGAGCCACAATCTACTCCTGCTTCGCTTAGCCCTGGCGCTGCTTGTGCCGGGGGTTTTCGCAAATGACTCTAAGGGTGCCCTTGCGCCGAATTACCTTGCACTTTGGGCACATCTTTTTGACAGAAGGCCTGACTTTCATGATAGACTCCATAAGTCTGGGATCGTTCTGACACAACAAAACTCACGGCAGCACTCCGGCTGCCGGAACGGAGGTCAGTACCATCCTGTTCCGTAAGCCGTCAATACAATTTTCATCATATTGACGTTATTTATTCGGACAAGCTGAGAATCTCAGGTCCGTTTGCTGTGATGGCAACACTATGTTCAAAGTGAGCAGAGAGTTTCCGGTCCTTGGTAACAGCCGTCCAGTTGTCCTCAAGAATGTCCACATCGTACGAACCGACAGTAACCATAGGCTCTATCGCCAGTACCATGCCGACCTTCAGCGGAACTCCCGGCAGCCCCGGAGGAACAAAGTTCGGAATCTCGGGCCGCTCATGCAGCCTGGTACCGATACCGTGTCCCACAAACCGCCGAACCACACCGAATCCATTAGCTTCGACATGCTTCTGTACGGCACGGGAAATGTCATACAAGGAATTGCCATTAACAGCCTGCTCTATTCCGAGCATCAGAGATTCACGCGTTACGGTCATCAACCTGTCAGCCTCTTCGGAAACGGTACCTACCGGATATGTTCTGGCTGAATCGCCATAAAACCCGTTGTAGATAACTCCCATATCAAAGCTGACTATGTCGCCTTCCTGCAACACCCGCTGCGAAGGAAACCCGTGCACAATCTCTTCGTTAACCGAACAGCACAGTGCATAGGGGAATCCGCAGTATCCCTGAAACGCAGGCCTCACACCGAACTGCTTACACAAATTCTGCGTGAGATCTTCAAAGAACATAGTCTTGACGCCCGGACGCACGTGCTCACCAAGAACGTCAAGAATCGTTGCCACAATTCGATTGGCCTCCCGCAGGAGGCCAATCTCTTTGTCATTCTTCAGAAAAACACCGCGAAACTTTTTCAACCTACTGCCTTCCCTTGATTCTGGACTTGTTCATGAGTCCTTCATACTGACGGGAAATCATATGGGATTCAACCTGGGACATGAAGTCCATGGCTACCCCCACAACGATGAGCAGGCTGGTGCCACCGAAGTAGAACGGAACGTTCGCCCATGAAATCAGGGCCATCGGAAGCACACATACCGCGGCGATATAGAAGGCACCCCACAGCGTAATGCGGCTGAGCACCTTATCTATGTAGTCACGAGTCTTCCCGCCGGGGCGGATACCAGGAATGAAGCCGCCGGAGTTCTTCAGGTTCTCGGCAATATCCTTGGGATCAAAGATGATCGCCGTATAGAAGAAGCAGAAGAAAACAACCAGGGCAACAAACAGGATATTATAGAGAATGGTCGTGGGAGCGAACCACGAAGTAATCTGCTGCAGCATCTCGTTGCCGGGAGCGAAGGAGCCGATGGTCGCGGGGAACATCAGCAAGCTCGAGGCGAAGATGGGCGGAATAACACCGGCGGTGTTGATTCGCAGCGGCAGATGAGTGGTCTGCCCGCCGAACATCTTACGACCCATCTGCCGTTTGGCGTAATGGATCGGAATACGACGTTGACCACGCTCCATGAAGACTATGGCGCCGAGCACAATCGGCATCAGTGCCAGAATGATGATCCCCATGAAGATGGAGAGTTCACCGGCACCGATAAGATTGAAGGACTTGAGAATCGCACCGGGAAGACCAGCGACGATACCCGAAAAGATGATGAGGGAAATGCCATTGCCCACACCCTTTTCAGTAATCTGTTCACCGATCCACATGATCAGCACGGTTCCAGCGGTAAGCGTGAGGATAGTGATGAGACGGAATCCCCACCCGGCAGTAAGAACAACCGGAGCACCTGTGGGGCTGGTCATACTTTCCAGACCCATAGCGATACCGAACCCCTGCATGACGGTGATGACCACCGTCAGATAGCGGGTCCACTGCGTAAGCTTCTTACGCCCGGCTGCCCCCTCTTCCTTCGCAATACGCTTCAGGTCAGGTGAAACCACCTGGAGCAACTGAATGATAATGGAAGCGGAGATATAGGGCATGATACCGAGGGCGAAGATCGAAAGATTTCGAAGTCCGCCCCCGGAAAACATGTCAAACATGCCGAACAGGGTGTTTTGGACGCTGGCGAAGAATTCAACGAGAGCGGCAGTGTCTACGCCGGGCACCGGGACATGAATCCCGACACGGTAGAAGGCGAGCAACAGGAACGTCCACATCAACTTCTTCTTCAGTTCTGGCATTCTTGCCAGGTTCTCAACACCACTGAGCGCCACGTTTTACCTACCCTTCAAGCGCCTTGGCTTCGCCGCCGGCGTTTTGGATTTTCTCAACGGCGGAAGCACTGAACTTGTGTGCTTCTACCTTCAGGGCCACAGAGATCTCTCCACGACCGAGAACCTTAACGGCAGCACCGTTGGTAGCGAGACCGCTTGCGTAGATGTCTTCAAGAGACACTTCGCCCTTCTCAGCGAATACTTCTGCCAGACGATCAAGATTCACTACATCGTAGGTGTTCTTGAAACGATAGTTGGAGAAGCCACGCTTGGGAAGACGACGCTGCAGAGGCATCTGGCCGCCTTCGAAGCCGGGACCCTTTCCGCCGCCGGCTCGAGCGTTCTGACCCTTGTGACCCTTGCCAGCAGTCTTACCCAAGCCGGAGCCGGAACCGCGACCTACGCGTTTGCGGGCCTTGCGTTCTTCAGCAAAGGGATAGAGTTCGTGAAGCTGCATTACTCCGTGACCTCCACCAGATGGGATACTTTGGCAATATTACCGCGTACTGCGGCATTGTCCTCAAACTGCTTTTCCTGACGGATCTTCTTCAGGCCGAGAGCGTCCAGAGCCTGGCGCTGTTTCGGCGTGGTTGCGATCCGGCTGCGTACAAGCTTTACCTTGATCATGGTCGTAATCCTTACTTCCTGGGAGCTTCAAGCTTTTTGCCGCGCAGCTCGCTCACATACTCGGCGCTGCGCAGGGAAGTGAGACCAGCGACTGCAGCACGCAGTACGTTGTGGGGGTTGTTGGTGCCGATAGCCTTTGCAAGCACGTCGTGCACACCAACAGCTTCCATGACGGCGCGAACTGCACCGCCGGCGATGATGCCGGTACCCTTGGAAGCGGGCTTCAGCAGAACGCGGCCTGCGCCGA is drawn from Desulfovibrio mangrovi and contains these coding sequences:
- the selD gene encoding selenide, water dikinase SelD; protein product: MTVSRPTLVDKVKAAGUAAKIAPGDLEQILASLPKDDSAGQGRVITGTSNNEDAAILHFPAGKALVQTLDFFTPIVNDPYRFGQIAAANSLSDVYAMGGEPWCAMNIVCFPVKTMPKDMLRDIILGGYDKIREAGAVLAGGHSVEDPEIKYGLSVTGVIDPDGYTSNAALRPGDGLILTKPIGTGVIATAIKGDWEGKEALEDLLYTWAAHLNDRSGRVVREMRIKAVTDITGFGLGGHLLEMARASACEVALSVAAIPFLSEAVELAGMGMIPAGSYANRQHFALSTTVDDAVDPLLRDLVFDAQTSGGLLLAVPQQQLAEVVKRLEDAGELAAVVGEVLGSHKCGHLNILP
- a CDS encoding selenium metabolism-associated LysR family transcriptional regulator; this translates as MIDFRKLEAFCKVYELKSFSQAGKELFLSQPTISAHVLSLEKELEVQLLDRMGRMVLPTAAGEVLYQYARQAFASIEAAKAEITQLQDEITGHFIVGGSTIPAHYLIPPIISGFMKRHPGVTMELKVGDSSRIIEMVTEGELTLGIVGAQDTHPELAYTPIIDDELVFIAPTDLFPDGTTLSSKDLGRYPWIMRESGSGTRKSFTRVLADKGVDVRRFSAGLTVDSTQAVLQCVKAGLGVSMTSRLAVSDMVDRGELRIIPLTDVVVRRQFYCVHHAKRHFFPAVTGFVHYLKEKTKQLRNTQA
- the rplQ gene encoding 50S ribosomal protein L17, which gives rise to MRHSNSGKKLSRTPAHRKAMFRNMAKSLLTHYKLRTTEVKAKNLRSVVEPLITLALRNDLHARRQAYSVLGSHQLVKKLFDEIGPLYVGVPGGYTRVLKLGANRRGDNAPMAVIELTRKPGESVEAAQVEPKVAKEEAVKQAVAAAEAAAKAE
- a CDS encoding DNA-directed RNA polymerase subunit alpha is translated as MLIKQGDRTINTRNWSELVKPETITRSGDADTQYGKFVCEPLERGYGNTIGNALRRVLLASLQGAAIVAVKISGVQHEFTTIEGVLEDVTDVILNLKQIRFGMDTEEPQKIAFTVNQKGPITAAAIPGNQHVMVLNPDLHLFTLTEDKELTFELEVRMGKGYVPADMHEGLGDEIGLIALDASFAPVRKVAYAVEQARVGQMTNYDKLILQVWTDGSISPEDAIAYSAKIIKDQISVFINFDERISEEESSSSSADSGVNENLFKGIDELELSVRATNCLKSANITLVGELVQRSESEMLKTKNFGRKSLDEIRRVLCEMDLDFGMQVDGFEKKYQDWLKRKQQNEA
- the rpsD gene encoding 30S ribosomal protein S4 — protein: MAKYNGSKCRICRREGSKLFLKGDRCYTDKCAFDRRPYAPGAAGRARKKVSDYALQLREKQKVRRMYGVLEKQFRGYFEKADMQKGVTGFNLLALLERRLDNVIYRLGFANSRQQARQMVRHGVFSMNDHKANIPSMQVKVGDVIVVNEKHRKNPVLAEAQDVIARRGCPTWLEVDGPNFKGTVKALPQREDIQFPINEQLIVELYSK
- the rpsK gene encoding 30S ribosomal protein S11, with the protein product MARPKRAGKKKEKKNIPVGIAHIQATFNNTIITFTDTRGNAVSWSSAGQSGFKGSRKSTPFAAQVAAESAAKKAQENGMRTVGIYVKGPGSGREAAMRAVNAAGFKVAFIRDVTPIPHNGCRPPKRRRV
- the rpsM gene encoding 30S ribosomal protein S13; this translates as MARIAGVDLPRGKRVDIALTYIFGIGRYTALQILDTTGVDWTRSADDLTAEEVNEIRKEIETNYKVEGDLRREVSSNIKRLMDIGCYRGLRHRRGLPVNGQRTKTNSRTRKGPRRAVVGKKKK
- the rpmJ gene encoding 50S ribosomal protein L36; its protein translation is MKVRPSVKKMCPKCKVIRRKGTLRVICENPRHKQRQG
- the map gene encoding type I methionyl aminopeptidase, whose protein sequence is MKKFRGVFLKNDKEIGLLREANRIVATILDVLGEHVRPGVKTMFFEDLTQNLCKQFGVRPAFQGYCGFPYALCCSVNEEIVHGFPSQRVLQEGDIVSFDMGVIYNGFYGDSARTYPVGTVSEEADRLMTVTRESLMLGIEQAVNGNSLYDISRAVQKHVEANGFGVVRRFVGHGIGTRLHERPEIPNFVPPGLPGVPLKVGMVLAIEPMVTVGSYDVDILEDNWTAVTKDRKLSAHFEHSVAITANGPEILSLSE
- the secY gene encoding preprotein translocase subunit SecY; this encodes MALSGVENLARMPELKKKLMWTFLLLAFYRVGIHVPVPGVDTAALVEFFASVQNTLFGMFDMFSGGGLRNLSIFALGIMPYISASIIIQLLQVVSPDLKRIAKEEGAAGRKKLTQWTRYLTVVITVMQGFGIAMGLESMTSPTGAPVVLTAGWGFRLITILTLTAGTVLIMWIGEQITEKGVGNGISLIIFSGIVAGLPGAILKSFNLIGAGELSIFMGIIILALMPIVLGAIVFMERGQRRIPIHYAKRQMGRKMFGGQTTHLPLRINTAGVIPPIFASSLLMFPATIGSFAPGNEMLQQITSWFAPTTILYNILFVALVVFFCFFYTAIIFDPKDIAENLKNSGGFIPGIRPGGKTRDYIDKVLSRITLWGAFYIAAVCVLPMALISWANVPFYFGGTSLLIVVGVAMDFMSQVESHMISRQYEGLMNKSRIKGRQ
- the rplO gene encoding 50S ribosomal protein L15, whose translation is MQLHELYPFAEERKARKRVGRGSGSGLGKTAGKGHKGQNARAGGGKGPGFEGGQMPLQRRLPKRGFSNYRFKNTYDVVNLDRLAEVFAEKGEVSLEDIYASGLATNGAAVKVLGRGEISVALKVEAHKFSASAVEKIQNAGGEAKALEG
- the rpmD gene encoding 50S ribosomal protein L30, whose amino-acid sequence is MIKVKLVRSRIATTPKQRQALDALGLKKIRQEKQFEDNAAVRGNIAKVSHLVEVTE